The following proteins come from a genomic window of Pieris napi chromosome 15, ilPieNapi1.2, whole genome shotgun sequence:
- the LOC125056462 gene encoding cytochrome P450 6B5-like — protein MIALILLFGAAILFLIYLNGKYNEFYWKRRNVAFHPRNKVTGVFWDFLTKDKALFENLCELYKEHRSEPAVGIGSFLTPTLYVIDPINIQHVVSSDFNSFNHRGLEINESDLLADNVLFMNGNRWKLMRQNMTPLFTSSKLKSMYYIIDKSAVDFVTELKKNPKLLKTDTFDTISTFCSAAIGAAVFGVSSKSIFDSPLLDMARDASQPTLMKNLKFALGSLSTSLFKAFNVNIFTEHEKFFIGTIKKILREREIENTKKHDFADLCIQIQKAGNMFDKSTGLELSPTDELLAAQAFFFFVAGVEPTATAIFSTLVELGRHPEYLARAHKEIDEYFQLNNNQISYDVVNEMKFLDMALSEAIRLHPPIGFLTRQCIKDTVLPVGNIKVDKGTKIFTPIFEIHHDEKYYADPEVYNPERFSPENKHTIADSTYMPFGKGNRICVGMRYASLQTKAGLIHLLRHYSVKSTIKEGGIRYKKEQVQVRLINVDVELIPRQHIK, from the coding sequence ATGATCGCACTTATCTTGTTATTTGGTGCcgctattttatttcttatttaccTTAATGGTAAATACAATGAATTTTACTGGAAACGACGGAATGTTGCTTTTCATCCTCGAAACAAAGTAACTGGAGTCTTCTGGGACTTTCTAACAAAGGATAAGGCCTTATTTGAAAACCTGTGTGAATTGTATAAGGAGCATCGAAGTGAGCCAGCGGTTGGAATCGGTTCATTTCTGACGCCGACTTTGTATGTTATCGATCCAATTAATATTCAACATGTTGTATCATCGGATTTTAACTCTTTCAATCACCGAGGACTGGAAATTAATGAGAGCGATCTTCTCGCAGATAATGTTCTTTTTATGAATGGAAATCGATGGAAACTAATGCGACAGAATATGACTCCGCTATTTACATCTTCCAAGCTAAAATCGATGTACTATATAATAGATAAGAGTGCTGTAGATTTTGTAACTGAATTGAAGAAAAATCCTAAACTTTTAAAGACTGATACATTTGACACAATATCTACATTTTGCAGTGCTGCAATAGGGGCAGCCGTGTTTGGCGTTAGTTCCAAATCAATTTTCGATTCTCCTTTACTTGATATGGCGAGAGACGCTAGCCAACCCACTTTGATGAAGAATTTAAAGTTTGCTCTTGGAAGTTTAAGTACCTCATTATTTAAAGCttttaacgttaatatttttacagaacaTGAAAAGTTCTTTATTGGtactataaagaaaatattgagAGAACGAGAaattgaaaatacaaaaaaacatgatTTTGCTGATTTGTgcattcaaattcaaaaggCTGGTAATATGTTTGATAAAAGTACGGGCTTAGAGTTAAGTCCAACTGATGAGCTGTTAGCTGCACAAGCATTCTTTTTCTTCGTTGCTGGAGTAGAACCAACAGCAACCGCAATATTTTCAACCCTAGTTGAGTTGGGACGCCATCCAGAGTATTTAGCGAGAGCTCATAAAGAAATCGATGAATATTTTCAACtgaataacaatcaaatatctTACGATGTTGTTAATGAAATGAAGTTTCTAGATATGGCATTGAGTGAGGCAATACGTCTACATCCTCCCATAGGTTTCTTAACAAGACAATGCATAAAAGACACAGTCCTTCCGGTCGGCAATATAAAGGTAGATAAAGGAACAAAGATTTTTACACCAATTTTTGAAATTCACCACGATGAAAAATACTATGCCGATCCTGAAGTATATAATCCTGAAAGATTTTCCCCAGAAAATAAACATACCATAGCTGATTCAACGTACATGCCGTTCGGGAAAGGTAATAGAATTTGTGTTGGTATGAGGTATGCCAGTCTTCAAACTAAGGCTGGCCTGATACATTTATTGCGTCACTATTCAGTGAAAAGTACTATTAAAGAAGGAGGAATCAGGTATAAAAAAGAGCAGGTACAGGTGCGACTTATTAATGTAGACGTAGAATTGATACCAAGGCAACACATCAAGTAG
- the LOC125056804 gene encoding cytochrome P450 6B2-like, giving the protein MFTLILFGLSLVLFLIYLIGKYNEIYWRKRNVKFYPRNKVTGVFWDFLTKDKAVFEILCELYKDYRNEPAVGIGGILTPTLYVTDPVNIQHVLASDFNSFNHRGINANEGDLLADNILLMQGNRWKLMRQNMTPLFTSKKLKSMYYIIDKSAVDFITLLKNNPDLWNGKTFDTLSSFCSAAVGAAVFGVSTNSIFDSPFLHMARNALVPSVVNNIKFSVANISSGLFRMLNIKIFKRHEKFFIGAIKQVIKERKQDNVKKHDFLDICVMLQNSGKLVDKETGFEMTPTDELLAAQAFFFFIAGVEPTATAIFATLVELGRNPEHLARLHEEIDA; this is encoded by the coding sequence ATGTTCACACTGATTTTATTTGggttaagtttagttttatttttaatttatttaattgggaaatataatgaaatttattggcgtaaacgaaatgttaaattttatccGCGCAACAAAGTGACTGGTGTCTTTTGGGATTTCTTAACAAAGGACAAAGCTGTTTTTGAGATTTTGTGTGAATTGTACAAGGATTATAGAAACGAGCCAGCTGTAGGCATTGGAGGAATATTAACTCCGACATTGTATGTTACGGATCCGGTTAACATACAACATGTTTTGGCATCCGACTTTAATTCCTTCAACCATAGAGGAATAAATGCAAATGAGGGAGATCTATTAGCTGataatattctattaatgCAAGGTAATCGGTGGAAGCTAATGCGACAGAACATGACGCCTCTATTTACATCGAAAAAGTTGAAATCCATGTACTACATTATTGATAAAAGTGCAGTAGACTTTATCacattattgaaaaataatcccgATCTCTGGAATGGGAAGACTTTTGATACGCTTTCTTCATTCTGCAGTGCTGCAGTTGGTGCTGCTGTATTTGGAGTGAGcacaaattctatttttgatTCGCCTTTCCTTCACATGGCCCGCAATGCTCTAGTGCCAAGTGttgttaacaatataaaattttccgtGGCAAATATAAGTAGTGGCCTGTTTAGAATGTTaaacatcaaaatttttaaaagacacGAGAAATTTTTCATCGGTGCCATAAAACAAGtgataaaagaaagaaaacaagataatgttaaaaaacacGATTTCCTAGATATATGTGTTATGCTACAAAACTCAGGCAAATTAGTCGATAAAGAGACGGGCTTCGAAATGACCCCGACGGATGAGCTTTTAGCGGCTCAAGCattcttcttttttattgctgGTGTTGAACCGACAGCAACTGCAATTTTTGCTACTTTAGTTGAATTAGGGCGGAATCCAGAACATCTAGCAAGATTACACGAAGAAATTGATGCATAA